One Sagittula stellata E-37 genomic window carries:
- a CDS encoding type II and III secretion system protein family protein, with amino-acid sequence MTFDGYLKAALCGLALGIATMSPPAHADSIRVVRTGTESVLSVPMNRAVVVESDTPFAELSIANPSIADISSLSDRTIYVLGKQPGTTTLTILDPQGQLITNVDVRVAADVTEFKERLTQILPEERIEVRTANDGIVLSGTVSSIARMERALDLAQRYAPDRVSNLMVVGGIQQVMLKVRFAEMRRSVSKALRASLATGGSTGDLGVELGTGNAGTLAERDLVADKLFPRRLGTEGAVLFGFNAGGLEVGILLEALESKGMVRTLAEPNLTALSGQEASFLAGGEYPVPTAQGDNSVTVEFKPFGVELAFVPRVIDGDLINLELEAAVSSVDSANGITFQDVTIAGFARREAKTTVELRDGESFAIAGLLQENFADLNGQVPWIGDVPILGALFRSTEYQREQSELVIIVTPHLVTPTRGEALALPTDRVTLPSERQLFLNGKIDGNGRRPRSGAAAEVANQDFNGSYGYVMD; translated from the coding sequence ATGACATTTGACGGCTATCTGAAGGCGGCTCTCTGTGGGCTTGCCTTGGGCATTGCGACCATGTCGCCGCCGGCGCACGCGGATTCCATTCGCGTCGTTCGAACCGGTACGGAATCTGTCCTTTCTGTTCCCATGAACCGGGCCGTGGTGGTCGAGAGCGACACGCCATTCGCGGAATTGTCCATCGCCAACCCCTCCATCGCGGACATCTCGTCCTTGTCGGACCGCACGATCTACGTTCTCGGCAAGCAGCCGGGCACGACCACCTTGACGATCCTCGATCCGCAGGGGCAGCTCATCACCAATGTCGATGTCCGCGTCGCGGCGGATGTGACCGAGTTCAAGGAACGCTTGACGCAGATCCTGCCGGAAGAGAGGATCGAGGTCCGGACAGCCAACGACGGTATCGTCCTTTCCGGAACGGTGTCTTCGATTGCCCGCATGGAGCGCGCGCTGGACCTTGCGCAGCGCTACGCACCCGACCGCGTGTCGAACCTGATGGTGGTTGGCGGCATCCAGCAGGTCATGCTCAAAGTACGCTTCGCGGAAATGCGGCGTTCTGTCTCCAAAGCCCTGCGCGCCTCGCTCGCCACCGGCGGCTCGACCGGCGATCTGGGTGTCGAACTGGGGACGGGCAATGCCGGCACACTCGCCGAACGGGACTTGGTCGCCGACAAGCTGTTTCCCCGCCGACTGGGCACCGAGGGTGCAGTGCTCTTTGGCTTCAACGCCGGTGGGCTCGAAGTCGGGATCCTGCTTGAAGCCCTTGAATCCAAAGGTATGGTCCGGACACTCGCGGAACCGAACCTGACCGCCCTGTCCGGCCAGGAGGCCAGCTTCCTCGCTGGCGGCGAATACCCCGTGCCGACGGCGCAGGGCGACAACAGCGTGACCGTGGAATTCAAGCCGTTCGGTGTGGAACTGGCCTTCGTACCCCGCGTCATCGACGGCGACCTCATCAACCTCGAACTGGAAGCGGCCGTGTCCTCTGTCGACTCGGCCAACGGCATCACCTTTCAGGACGTGACCATCGCGGGGTTCGCACGCCGCGAGGCAAAGACAACGGTGGAACTGCGGGACGGCGAAAGTTTTGCCATCGCCGGGCTGCTGCAGGAAAACTTCGCCGACCTCAATGGCCAGGTACCTTGGATCGGCGATGTCCCCATCCTCGGCGCGCTGTTCCGGTCGACGGAATACCAGCGTGAACAGTCCGAACTGGTCATCATCGTCACCCCGCACCTCGTGACTCCGACCCGGGGCGAAGCGCTGGCCCTGCCCACCGACCGCGTGACCCTGCCCTCCGAACGCCAACTGTTCCTGAATGGCAAGATCGATGGCAACGGACGCAGGCCACGGTCTGGCGCTGCCGCCGAGGTCGCGAACCAGGACTTCAACGGCTCCTACGGCTACGTGATGGATTGA
- the cpaB gene encoding Flp pilus assembly protein CpaB yields the protein MRLVFGLVLLAGIGLAGFAVYMAQNYIGAYETALVQARQQTHVSVPTKQIYVSARPIAYGQEITEEDIRLAPWPEEIMPEGIFDEETPLLTENMEPRVALRAIDAFEAIVPSKVSQPGGSAGLTHYLKPGESAFAIRVDVASGVSGFLRPGDRVDVYWTGRVDSRDPNMPRGEVTKMILAGIRLIAIDQNSEADTSGTSIARTVTVAATREQTLVLTHAQSTGQLTLSLISQNEDGEAITTEVDQMSMLGLTRAEPAAAPEPVQREQVCSTRVRRGAEVVNIPIPCTN from the coding sequence ATGCGACTTGTATTCGGACTCGTCCTTCTCGCGGGCATCGGACTTGCCGGCTTTGCCGTCTACATGGCGCAGAACTACATCGGTGCTTACGAAACGGCGCTTGTCCAGGCACGGCAGCAGACACATGTTTCCGTGCCGACCAAACAGATCTACGTGTCCGCCAGACCCATCGCCTACGGCCAGGAAATCACGGAGGAGGACATCCGCCTCGCGCCGTGGCCGGAAGAGATCATGCCGGAAGGCATCTTCGACGAGGAAACCCCCCTCCTGACAGAGAACATGGAACCGCGAGTCGCCCTGCGCGCCATCGACGCGTTCGAGGCCATCGTGCCCAGCAAGGTGTCCCAGCCTGGCGGATCCGCCGGCCTGACCCATTATCTGAAGCCCGGAGAAAGCGCATTCGCGATCCGCGTGGACGTGGCTTCAGGTGTGTCCGGCTTCCTGCGTCCCGGCGACCGCGTGGATGTATACTGGACGGGTCGCGTGGACAGCCGCGATCCCAACATGCCGCGCGGTGAGGTGACAAAGATGATCCTGGCCGGCATCCGCCTGATCGCCATCGACCAGAACTCCGAAGCGGACACCAGCGGGACGTCCATCGCTCGGACCGTCACCGTCGCCGCCACCCGCGAACAGACGCTGGTCCTGACCCACGCACAATCGACCGGACAACTGACGCTTTCCCTGATTTCGCAGAACGAAGACGGAGAGGCGATCACCACCGAGGTCGACCAGATGTCAATGCTTGGACTGACGCGCGCCGAACCTGCCGCCGCCCCGGAGCCGGTCCAGCGTGAGCAGGTCTGCAGCACCCGGGTTCGCCGCGGCGCAGAGGTGGTCAACATCCCGATCCCCTGCACCAACTGA
- a CDS encoding Flp family type IVb pilin, with amino-acid sequence MINFIKNFRNDESGAVTVDWVVLTAAVVGLAIAAYTQIETNANALINAAAGEVAAEQALLEAKKP; translated from the coding sequence ATGATCAACTTCATCAAGAACTTCCGCAATGACGAATCCGGCGCCGTGACCGTTGACTGGGTCGTTCTGACCGCAGCCGTCGTGGGCCTGGCCATCGCCGCCTACACCCAGATCGAGACCAACGCCAACGCGCTGATCAACGCAGCAGCCGGCGAAGTCGCCGCAGAGCAGGCCCTGCTCGAAGCGAAGAAGCCTTAA
- a CDS encoding lytic transglycosylase domain-containing protein, whose translation MTQKLFAAVLVAATCAFASDSMAQQAFSDFSARRVSPPKAGASKRITVQVAPRANPAVPPLPLPRPSEEKASVSASAPDAVPRTGSYAWFWDTVSPAQTDSGPGRLEPALATLGKGPGGARVAAPRLQALQDIAARHGKDLLRETVGTRVSPALALAVIYVESGGRPDAKSSAGAQGLMQLMPDTAKRFGVEDSLDAVQNIKGGVRFLDFLMEKFEGDPILVLAGYNAGENSIGANQGVPDYAETRDYVPKVLAAFEVARGLCLTPPQLASDGCVFQVAAR comes from the coding sequence ATGACACAGAAACTCTTCGCGGCGGTCCTTGTGGCTGCAACATGCGCCTTTGCGTCCGACAGCATGGCGCAACAGGCGTTTTCCGATTTTTCTGCACGGCGCGTGTCGCCCCCCAAGGCCGGAGCGTCCAAACGGATCACGGTTCAGGTGGCCCCACGGGCGAACCCCGCCGTGCCGCCTTTGCCCTTGCCCAGACCGTCCGAGGAAAAGGCGTCTGTCTCTGCATCGGCGCCCGATGCGGTGCCGCGTACCGGCAGTTATGCGTGGTTCTGGGACACAGTGTCTCCGGCGCAAACCGACAGCGGACCCGGTCGTCTTGAACCGGCGCTTGCCACGCTGGGCAAGGGGCCGGGGGGCGCACGTGTGGCCGCTCCACGATTGCAGGCCCTTCAGGACATCGCTGCACGTCACGGCAAGGATCTGTTGCGAGAGACGGTGGGAACGCGCGTTTCGCCGGCGCTCGCCCTGGCCGTCATCTATGTCGAGTCGGGTGGCCGTCCCGATGCAAAAAGCAGCGCGGGTGCGCAGGGTCTCATGCAGCTCATGCCCGATACGGCCAAACGCTTCGGAGTCGAGGACTCGCTGGACGCGGTGCAGAACATCAAGGGCGGCGTCCGCTTCCTGGATTTCCTGATGGAAAAGTTCGAGGGCGACCCGATCCTTGTCCTCGCGGGCTATAACGCCGGAGAGAACTCGATCGGTGCAAATCAGGGTGTGCCGGACTACGCTGAGACCCGCGACTACGTCCCGAAGGTGCTGGCGGCTTTCGAGGTCGCCCGTGGCCTGTGCCTGACACCGCCGCAACTGGCGTCGGATGGCTGCGTTTTCCAGGTGGCGGCGCGCTAG
- a CDS encoding FAD-binding oxidoreductase, with the protein MPLAPADDALADTLRPLLPDDTLRRAEPRYLEEPRGRWQGSSAWVALPRSTEDVAAIVRHCAGKRTGIVPYGGGTGLVGGQIAPEGQPLLLSLERMTAIRATYPEENTLVAEAGAILSDIHDTAEAMDRLFPLSLASKGSARLGGLLSTNAGGINTLRYGNARNLVLGLEAVLPDGSVWHGLRRLRKDNTGYDLRHLLIGAEGTLGVITAASLALSPRPAATGTAFLAVSSPRAALDLLALARDQLGETVSAFELIHRQGLDFLAAELPDIRRPWETPPEWCVLIEIGLGRGADPVAALETLFAEALDQGLSDDGLIASSETQAQQFWDVREHIPEANRRIGSISSHDISLPLSAIPDFIVDATQALNAIGSFRINCFGHLGDGNLHFNVFPQDGQTRADHAHQREAIKSCVHDLTHGMGGSVSAEHGIGRLKTDDMTRYTDPAKLAAMRSIKTALDPAGIMNPGAVLP; encoded by the coding sequence ATGCCCCTCGCCCCCGCCGATGACGCCCTTGCCGATACGCTGCGCCCCCTGCTGCCCGACGACACCTTGCGCCGGGCCGAGCCGCGCTACCTGGAGGAGCCGCGCGGCCGCTGGCAAGGGTCGTCGGCATGGGTTGCCCTGCCCCGCAGCACCGAAGACGTTGCCGCCATCGTCCGGCACTGCGCCGGAAAGCGCACCGGGATCGTGCCTTATGGTGGCGGCACGGGGCTTGTGGGCGGGCAGATCGCCCCGGAAGGTCAGCCGCTCTTGCTGTCGCTCGAACGGATGACCGCGATCCGCGCGACCTATCCCGAGGAAAACACGCTGGTTGCCGAAGCCGGCGCAATCCTGAGCGACATCCACGACACGGCAGAGGCGATGGACCGTCTGTTTCCGCTTTCGCTTGCGTCCAAGGGATCTGCGCGGCTCGGGGGGCTTCTGTCCACCAATGCCGGCGGGATCAATACACTGCGGTATGGCAACGCCCGGAACCTTGTCCTGGGGCTGGAGGCCGTTCTGCCCGACGGATCGGTCTGGCATGGGCTCAGGCGCTTGCGCAAGGACAACACCGGCTACGACCTGCGTCACCTGCTGATCGGCGCCGAGGGGACATTGGGCGTCATCACGGCAGCTTCGCTGGCCCTGTCGCCGCGTCCTGCGGCCACAGGCACGGCTTTTCTGGCGGTTAGCTCACCGCGCGCGGCGCTCGACCTGCTGGCCTTGGCACGCGACCAGCTGGGTGAGACCGTATCGGCCTTCGAACTGATCCACCGGCAGGGCCTGGACTTCCTCGCAGCAGAGCTGCCCGACATCCGCCGCCCATGGGAGACGCCCCCCGAATGGTGCGTGCTGATCGAGATCGGGCTGGGACGTGGCGCAGACCCGGTTGCCGCGCTGGAGACGCTCTTTGCCGAAGCGCTCGACCAGGGGCTTTCGGACGACGGTCTCATCGCATCGTCAGAGACCCAGGCGCAGCAGTTCTGGGACGTACGCGAACACATCCCTGAAGCAAACCGCCGGATCGGTTCGATTTCGAGCCACGACATCTCCCTGCCGCTCTCGGCGATCCCCGACTTCATCGTCGATGCGACGCAAGCGCTGAACGCTATCGGCTCGTTCCGCATCAACTGTTTTGGCCACCTGGGCGACGGTAACCTGCACTTCAATGTTTTCCCGCAGGACGGCCAGACCCGCGCGGACCACGCCCATCAAAGGGAGGCGATCAAGTCCTGCGTGCACGATCTGACACATGGGATGGGCGGCTCGGTCAGTGCGGAACACGGGATAGGGCGCCTTAAGACCGACGACATGACACGTTACACCGATCCGGCAAAGCTTGCAGCGATGCGGTCAATCAAGACGGCGCTCGATCCGGCAGGCATAATGAACCCCGGCGCCGTGCTGCCCTAG
- a CDS encoding MBL fold metallo-hydrolase, with translation MIRLALAFLAVAATSATAQDQRRPSHCIAIADAAPGLEYLHKASWTDPVPDYSVRLHYISHASFLLQTQGGMTAVTDFTGFIGNVPLIPDVVTMNHAHSTHWTANPDPAIPHVLPGWGEPFGTGIDHYLDLGEMLVRNVSTNIRSGYGGMEEKGNSIFVFEVEGLCIGHLGHLHHIPTDEQFAALGRLDVVMVAVDGGMTLPLSRVVPMLERLKSSVVIPMHWFSDYGLETFLSQIGETFAIDRRDSPSMEVSLRTLPARPTVVVLRPQWLRE, from the coding sequence ATGATCCGCCTCGCCCTCGCCTTCCTAGCCGTTGCCGCCACATCCGCCACAGCGCAGGACCAGCGCCGCCCGTCGCATTGTATCGCCATCGCCGATGCGGCGCCGGGTCTCGAATACCTGCACAAGGCATCCTGGACGGACCCCGTCCCTGACTACTCCGTCCGTCTGCACTACATCTCTCACGCCAGTTTCCTGCTCCAGACACAGGGCGGGATGACGGCGGTCACCGATTTTACAGGCTTCATCGGCAACGTGCCCCTGATCCCGGACGTCGTGACGATGAACCACGCACACAGCACCCATTGGACAGCGAACCCCGATCCCGCCATCCCGCACGTCCTGCCCGGCTGGGGCGAGCCGTTCGGAACCGGCATCGACCACTATCTAGACCTCGGAGAGATGCTGGTTCGCAATGTCTCAACCAACATCCGGTCCGGCTATGGAGGGATGGAGGAAAAGGGCAACTCCATCTTCGTCTTCGAGGTCGAAGGCCTTTGCATCGGGCATCTCGGGCACCTGCACCACATTCCCACCGACGAACAGTTCGCCGCACTTGGGCGGCTCGACGTGGTCATGGTCGCGGTCGATGGCGGTATGACCCTGCCTCTGTCGCGCGTGGTGCCCATGCTGGAACGGCTGAAGTCTTCGGTCGTGATCCCGATGCACTGGTTCTCGGACTACGGGCTTGAAACCTTTCTTTCCCAGATCGGCGAAACCTTTGCCATCGACAGGCGCGACTCCCCGTCTATGGAAGTGAGCCTGCGGACCCTGCCCGCGCGCCCGACGGTGGTCGTTCTGCGGCCCCAATGGCTGCGCGAATGA
- a CDS encoding GNAT family N-acetyltransferase, whose product MLSFRRKLRIETERLTLRPPMHSDYTPWQTLRSESRGFLVPWEPTWAADHLSRKAFTNRVYWASRSISGGTAVPLFLIRREDDALVGAITLDNIRRGPAQAGTLGYWTGQPYARNGYMAEAIAAVTHHAFERLGLSRLEAACLPENTASRGLLERSGFKYEGVAQSYLQINGRWRTHVLYACLRSDRRGKTTVG is encoded by the coding sequence ATGCTCTCTTTCCGGCGGAAGCTCCGGATCGAGACGGAACGTCTCACACTGCGCCCTCCCATGCATTCCGACTACACGCCCTGGCAGACGCTGCGTTCGGAAAGCCGGGGCTTCCTGGTACCTTGGGAGCCGACATGGGCCGCGGATCACCTGTCGCGCAAGGCCTTCACGAACCGCGTCTACTGGGCGTCGCGCTCGATCAGCGGCGGGACCGCGGTGCCGCTGTTCCTGATCCGACGCGAAGACGACGCGCTTGTGGGGGCGATCACGCTCGACAACATACGGCGCGGTCCGGCGCAGGCTGGCACGCTCGGCTACTGGACAGGCCAGCCCTACGCGCGCAACGGCTACATGGCAGAGGCCATCGCCGCCGTCACGCATCACGCCTTCGAACGACTGGGGCTCAGCCGCCTGGAAGCGGCCTGCCTGCCCGAAAACACGGCGTCGCGCGGGCTGCTAGAACGCTCCGGCTTCAAGTACGAGGGCGTCGCGCAAAGCTACCTGCAGATCAACGGTCGCTGGCGCACCCATGTCCTGTACGCCTGCCTGCGCAGCGACCGGCGCGGCAAGACGACCGTCGGCTAG
- a CDS encoding M16 family metallopeptidase — protein MTVQISTLSNGFRIVTEKMPGLQSAALGLWVTAGGRHERVEQNGIAHFLEHMAFKGTTRRTALQIAESIEDVGGYINAYTSREVTAYYARVLKADTALAVDVLADILRNPIFDEKEIDTERHVILQEIGQAHDTPDDIIFDWLQEKAYPNQPIGRTILGEAERVEAFSRADLQQFVHEHYGPGQMILSAAGAVDHDALVKQAEGLFGDLLPRPGRNAEGALFHGGEMRRVKDLEQAHMALAFEAPGYRDPGFYTAQIYAIALGGGMSSRLFQEIREKRGLCYTIFAQSGAYADTGMTTIYAGTSGSEMGELLDLTVDEMKRAADTMSDAEIERARSQMKAGLLMGLESPSSRAERMARMVQIWGKVPPIEETVARIDAVTREGVLAFAEAQVAQSAAALALYGPVDGAPSLEKLQARRAA, from the coding sequence GTGACCGTCCAGATTTCCACGCTCTCCAACGGGTTTCGCATCGTCACCGAGAAGATGCCCGGCCTTCAATCCGCCGCCCTCGGTCTTTGGGTGACAGCGGGTGGACGGCACGAACGCGTGGAACAGAACGGCATCGCGCATTTCCTCGAACATATGGCGTTCAAGGGCACGACGCGGCGCACCGCGCTGCAGATCGCCGAGTCCATCGAGGATGTCGGCGGCTACATCAACGCGTATACCTCGCGCGAGGTGACGGCCTACTACGCCCGCGTCCTGAAGGCCGATACCGCCCTGGCGGTCGATGTGCTCGCCGACATTCTGCGGAACCCGATCTTCGACGAGAAGGAGATCGACACGGAGCGGCATGTCATCCTGCAGGAAATCGGCCAGGCGCATGACACGCCGGACGACATCATCTTCGACTGGCTGCAGGAAAAAGCCTATCCCAACCAGCCCATCGGCCGCACTATCCTGGGCGAAGCGGAACGGGTCGAGGCGTTCTCCCGCGCCGATCTGCAGCAGTTCGTGCACGAGCATTACGGCCCCGGCCAGATGATCCTGTCCGCGGCTGGCGCGGTCGACCACGACGCGCTGGTCAAACAGGCCGAAGGCCTCTTCGGCGATCTGTTGCCCCGGCCGGGCCGCAACGCCGAAGGCGCGCTGTTTCATGGCGGCGAGATGCGGCGGGTCAAGGATCTTGAGCAGGCGCACATGGCGCTCGCCTTCGAGGCGCCGGGCTACAGGGACCCGGGGTTTTACACCGCGCAGATCTACGCCATTGCACTTGGCGGCGGCATGTCCTCCCGCCTGTTCCAGGAGATCCGGGAAAAGCGCGGCCTTTGCTACACCATCTTCGCCCAGTCGGGCGCCTATGCCGACACCGGCATGACGACGATCTACGCCGGCACCTCGGGCAGCGAGATGGGCGAATTGCTGGATCTGACCGTGGACGAGATGAAGCGCGCGGCGGACACCATGTCGGATGCCGAAATCGAACGCGCCCGTTCCCAGATGAAAGCCGGCCTGCTGATGGGGCTCGAAAGCCCCTCAAGCCGGGCCGAGCGCATGGCGCGCATGGTGCAGATCTGGGGAAAGGTGCCGCCGATAGAAGAGACAGTGGCCCGCATCGACGCCGTCACCCGCGAGGGCGTGCTCGCCTTCGCCGAGGCGCAGGTCGCGCAATCCGCCGCGGCACTGGCGCTTTACGGACCTGTCGACGGCGCGCCCTCCCTGGAAAAACTGCAGGCACGGCGGGCTGCGTGA
- the thrC gene encoding threonine synthase: MRYISTRGQAPALSFEEAMLSGLARDGGLYVPETIPQMSADDIRALEGLSYEDIAFRVVRPFVGDGFTDEVFADLIAKAYAGFGHNARAPLVQLAPNHFLLELFHGPTLAFKDFAMQLIGQLFQEALERRGERVTIVGATSGDTGSAAIEAFKGLDNVDVFILYPHGRVSEVQRRQMTTPPEANVHALALDGHFDDCQARLKDMFNHFEFRDTVRLAGVNSINWARVLAQVVYYFSSAVSLGAPDRTVSFTVPTGNFGDIFAGYIAKRMGLPIDRLVVATNQNDILHRCLTSGDYQTSEVHPSISPSMDIQVSSNFERALFDAYNRDGGAVAQLMDELKAGGFNVSQGALQALREHFDSGRVSEDETLDTIRLAQATMGELLCPHSAVGVRVAEALRDPKTPMITLATAHPAKFPDAVEKATGIRPPLPNRMSDLYERAERLTRVANDLSALENLIQERITK, from the coding sequence ATGCGTTACATCTCTACCCGAGGCCAGGCCCCGGCCCTGTCATTCGAAGAGGCCATGCTGTCCGGCCTCGCCCGTGACGGCGGGCTCTATGTGCCCGAGACCATTCCCCAGATGTCCGCCGACGACATCAGGGCGCTGGAGGGCCTGAGCTACGAGGACATTGCCTTTCGCGTGGTGCGGCCCTTCGTCGGCGACGGCTTCACCGACGAAGTCTTTGCCGACCTGATCGCCAAGGCCTACGCCGGGTTCGGGCACAACGCGCGCGCGCCGCTGGTGCAACTGGCGCCGAACCATTTCCTGCTGGAACTGTTCCACGGGCCGACGCTGGCCTTCAAGGACTTCGCGATGCAGCTCATCGGCCAGCTCTTTCAGGAGGCGCTGGAGCGGCGAGGTGAGCGGGTGACCATCGTTGGCGCCACCTCCGGGGACACCGGCTCGGCCGCAATCGAGGCATTCAAGGGACTCGACAACGTCGACGTCTTTATCCTCTACCCGCACGGTCGCGTGTCCGAGGTACAGCGCCGCCAGATGACCACACCGCCAGAGGCAAACGTGCACGCCCTGGCGCTGGACGGACATTTCGACGACTGTCAGGCGCGGCTGAAGGACATGTTCAACCACTTCGAGTTCCGCGACACCGTCCGGCTCGCCGGCGTGAACTCGATCAACTGGGCGCGTGTCCTGGCACAGGTCGTCTACTACTTCTCGTCCGCCGTCAGCCTCGGTGCGCCGGACCGCACCGTCAGTTTCACCGTCCCCACCGGCAACTTCGGAGATATCTTCGCAGGCTACATCGCCAAGCGCATGGGCCTGCCCATCGACCGGCTGGTGGTGGCGACGAACCAGAACGATATTCTGCACCGCTGCCTGACGTCGGGCGACTACCAGACCTCCGAGGTTCATCCCTCGATCAGCCCGTCGATGGACATCCAAGTCAGCAGCAACTTCGAGCGCGCCCTTTTCGACGCTTACAACCGCGACGGCGGGGCCGTGGCGCAACTGATGGACGAGCTCAAGGCAGGCGGTTTCAATGTGAGCCAGGGCGCCCTGCAGGCCTTGCGCGAACACTTCGACTCCGGCCGTGTGTCAGAGGACGAAACACTGGACACCATCCGCCTTGCGCAGGCCACGATGGGCGAGTTGCTGTGCCCGCATTCCGCAGTGGGCGTCCGTGTGGCAGAGGCCCTGCGGGATCCGAAGACCCCGATGATCACGCTGGCCACCGCGCATCCGGCGAAGTTCCCGGATGCCGTCGAAAAGGCCACGGGTATTCGCCCCCCCCTTCCAAATCGCATGTCCGACCTGTATGAGCGTGCGGAACGGTTGACCCGCGTGGCCAACGATTTGTCCGCCCTCGAAAACCTTATTCAGGAGCGTATCACCAAGTGA
- a CDS encoding SURF1 family protein: MTRYLAPLLIGIAGCAILLWLGTWQIQRLDWKQGLLADMEATISGPAQPLPVMVDPSAQRYQPVDLSGEIGDESLHVLVSAKLRGAGWRVISPFTTDDGRRLLVDRGFTPIDRKDAALYAGPVRLTGNLHWPDDRNSSTPDNDPDNDTWFARDIGPMSEALDTEPLLVIARSVDPVDEAIDPLPVDTSGIPNDHLQYAITWFSLAAVWLLMTGVWLRRIAKGTD; the protein is encoded by the coding sequence GTGACACGCTACCTCGCCCCCCTGCTGATCGGTATTGCCGGATGCGCGATCCTGCTGTGGCTGGGCACGTGGCAGATTCAGCGCCTGGACTGGAAGCAGGGCCTCCTCGCGGATATGGAGGCCACGATCTCCGGCCCCGCCCAACCCTTGCCCGTCATGGTCGACCCCTCGGCGCAGCGGTATCAACCCGTGGACCTGTCCGGCGAGATCGGCGACGAGTCGCTGCACGTGCTGGTCTCGGCCAAGCTGCGCGGGGCGGGATGGCGGGTCATCTCCCCCTTCACCACCGACGACGGGCGCCGGCTGCTTGTGGATCGCGGCTTCACCCCCATCGACCGTAAGGACGCCGCCCTTTACGCGGGGCCCGTCCGGCTGACCGGCAACCTGCACTGGCCCGACGACCGCAACTCCTCGACGCCCGACAACGACCCGGACAACGACACCTGGTTCGCCCGGGACATCGGCCCCATGTCCGAAGCGCTGGACACCGAGCCGCTCCTGGTCATCGCCCGAAGTGTCGACCCGGTCGACGAGGCCATAGATCCGCTGCCCGTGGACACCTCCGGCATTCCCAACGATCATCTGCAATACGCCATCACGTGGTTCTCGCTGGCCGCGGTTTGGCTCCTCATGACCGGCGTATGGCTGCGCCGTATCGCGAAAGGCACCGACTGA
- a CDS encoding cytochrome c oxidase subunit 3 produces MAHAKNHDYHILNPSIWPFLGAVTGFIMLFGAVLWMKDITIWMFLIGFVGVLYTMFGWWSETVKENQVGDHTPVVLIGLRYGFILFIMSEVMFFFAWFWSFFKHAIYPIDPNGMSPAVDGVWPPAGIETFDPWHLPLINTLILLCSGCAATWAHHALVHGNRRDEIKQGLIIAVILGLLFTVLQAYEYSHAAFGFSGNIYGANFFMATGFHGAHVIIGTIFLFICLMRVYRGHFTPENHLGFEAASWYWHFVDVVWLFLFAAVYIWGG; encoded by the coding sequence ATGGCGCATGCTAAGAACCACGACTATCACATTCTGAACCCCTCCATCTGGCCTTTCCTGGGTGCAGTGACCGGGTTCATCATGCTCTTCGGCGCGGTGCTGTGGATGAAGGACATCACGATTTGGATGTTCCTCATCGGCTTCGTCGGCGTCCTCTACACCATGTTCGGCTGGTGGAGCGAAACCGTGAAGGAGAACCAGGTCGGCGACCACACGCCGGTCGTCCTGATCGGCCTGCGTTACGGGTTCATCCTGTTCATCATGTCGGAGGTGATGTTCTTCTTCGCGTGGTTCTGGAGCTTCTTCAAGCACGCGATCTACCCCATCGACCCGAACGGCATGAGCCCGGCTGTCGATGGCGTCTGGCCGCCGGCGGGGATCGAGACGTTCGACCCCTGGCACCTGCCGCTGATCAACACGCTGATCCTCCTGTGTTCCGGCTGCGCAGCGACCTGGGCGCACCACGCGCTGGTCCATGGCAACCGTCGCGACGAGATCAAGCAGGGCCTGATCATCGCGGTCATCCTCGGTCTTCTGTTCACCGTTCTTCAGGCGTATGAATACAGCCACGCGGCGTTTGGCTTCTCGGGGAACATCTATGGCGCCAACTTCTTCATGGCGACCGGCTTCCATGGTGCGCACGTCATCATCGGCACGATCTTCCTGTTCATCTGCCTGATGCGCGTCTACCGCGGCCACTTCACCCCGGAGAACCACCTCGGCTTCGAAGCGGCGTCCTGGTACTGGCACTTCGTCGACGTGGTGTGGCTGTTCCTCTTCGCGGCAGTTTACATCTGGGGCGGCTGA